In Clostridium sp. DL-VIII, the following proteins share a genomic window:
- a CDS encoding GNAT family protein, with protein sequence MRMETCRIILRSFEKKDLKDLNEYCSQDGVGEMAGWKHHCSLLTSKEVLHRNVKNENIFAIENKENGKVIGHIAVNSDSENGREDTKELGFALNRNYQNQGIMTEVIYQILDYLFSGDIKYVYACCFQNNKPSKRLIEKCGFTFEQEGSFYSKSLNRTFKSFEYVYSKNDWQLQKSH encoded by the coding sequence ATGAGAATGGAAACTTGTAGAATAATTCTTCGCAGTTTTGAAAAGAAAGACTTAAAGGACTTAAATGAGTATTGTAGTCAAGATGGAGTTGGAGAGATGGCTGGATGGAAACACCATTGCAGCCTTTTAACTTCAAAAGAAGTGCTTCATAGAAATGTTAAAAATGAAAACATTTTTGCAATAGAAAATAAAGAAAACGGAAAAGTGATTGGTCATATAGCAGTAAATAGTGATTCTGAGAATGGAAGAGAAGATACAAAAGAATTAGGATTTGCATTGAATCGTAACTACCAGAATCAAGGAATTATGACAGAAGTAATTTATCAGATTCTAGATTATCTATTTTCTGGTGATATAAAATACGTATATGCTTGTTGTTTTCAAAATAATAAACCATCTAAACGGTTGATTGAAAAATGTGGTTTTACTTTTGAACAGGAAGGTTCATTTTATTCAAAATCTCTTAATAGAACTTTTAAATCATTCGAGTATGTTTATAGTAAAAATGATTGGCAGCTACAGAAGAGCCATTAA
- a CDS encoding nitroreductase family protein: MNLITVNEEKCINCGLCVKDCPDKLLKMGTHGPEETEKANANCIACGHCTAICPNAAIDNKKSPLKDQIELKDFPKLSETQAEYFLRSRRSIRNYKTEPVSKEKLTKLIDVARLAPTATNSQGISFIVVQNRQLLEQALEITIQMIESSPLRHLVEDAVQSYREDGYDSVFRGAPNLIIATSDKNFPNGRDNAVSCLTYLELYVPSLGLGSCWAGIFEYCIAIENSPLLKLFNIPEDKKVVGAVMVGYPKYSYKRLVDRNPLEATFIE, encoded by the coding sequence ATGAATCTTATTACTGTAAATGAAGAAAAATGTATAAACTGTGGACTATGTGTTAAAGATTGTCCTGATAAGTTACTAAAGATGGGTACACATGGGCCAGAAGAAACAGAAAAGGCTAATGCGAATTGTATTGCTTGTGGACATTGTACAGCTATATGTCCTAATGCTGCAATAGACAATAAAAAGTCACCTTTAAAAGATCAAATTGAATTAAAAGATTTTCCTAAATTAAGTGAGACTCAAGCGGAATATTTTTTAAGATCACGCCGTTCTATCAGAAATTATAAAACTGAACCTGTATCAAAAGAAAAATTAACAAAATTGATTGATGTTGCAAGATTAGCTCCTACTGCAACCAACAGTCAAGGTATATCTTTTATTGTAGTTCAAAATAGACAATTACTTGAACAAGCTTTAGAAATTACTATTCAAATGATAGAAAGCTCCCCTTTAAGACATTTAGTTGAAGATGCTGTCCAAAGTTATAGAGAGGATGGGTATGATTCAGTTTTCCGCGGTGCTCCAAATTTAATAATTGCAACATCGGATAAAAATTTTCCAAATGGACGTGATAATGCTGTTTCATGCCTGACTTATCTTGAATTATACGTCCCTTCCTTAGGACTTGGATCATGCTGGGCAGGAATTTTTGAGTATTGCATAGCTATTGAAAACTCACCACTACTTAAATTATTCAATATTCCTGAAGATAAAAAGGTCGTAGGCGCAGTTATGGTTGGTTATCCTAAGTATAGTTACAAGAGATTAGTTGATAGAAATCCATTAGAAGCTACCTTTATAGAATAA
- a CDS encoding MerR family transcriptional regulator, giving the protein MKISEFAKRSGVTVKTLRYYDKIGLLQPSAKTDVGYRIYCDEDFIKLQQITTLKFIGLSLEEIDQLINEKNESIESIIDIQTRALEENKKHIEVVLMALNKAKKQMQNNGFLKIQQLIDITKITNMETRAKQRFNNASKQYVTDSYYWRSKTAEIINELVKPNMDDVILDLGCGTGKQIVELSQKIKLAIGIDISEGMISQAKENIKNKNIQNIKLYIGTFEEPNLNVDLHKKNITKIISNYALHHLTTIYKQKAIEKMIAMGGKSLQSIIIGDLMFFENPDNYRKEFSIVGYGPEVDLPSSVEELVNCFSNSGFTIEVHKLHPLVGVIVANRNKIYN; this is encoded by the coding sequence TTGAAAATTAGTGAATTTGCTAAAAGATCAGGGGTAACGGTGAAAACATTGCGTTATTATGATAAGATTGGGCTGTTACAGCCGTCTGCAAAAACAGATGTAGGCTATAGAATTTATTGTGATGAAGATTTTATTAAATTACAACAAATTACTACACTGAAATTTATTGGGTTGTCACTTGAAGAAATAGATCAGCTAATAAATGAAAAAAATGAAAGCATAGAAAGTATAATAGATATTCAAACAAGGGCTTTAGAGGAAAATAAAAAACATATTGAGGTAGTTCTTATGGCTTTGAATAAAGCTAAAAAACAAATGCAAAATAATGGTTTTTTGAAAATTCAGCAACTTATTGATATTACCAAAATAACAAATATGGAGACAAGAGCAAAGCAGAGGTTTAATAATGCAAGTAAACAATATGTTACTGATAGTTATTACTGGAGGTCTAAAACTGCAGAAATAATAAATGAATTGGTTAAGCCTAATATGGATGATGTGATACTTGATTTAGGGTGTGGTACTGGAAAACAAATTGTTGAACTATCACAAAAAATAAAATTAGCAATCGGTATAGACATTAGTGAGGGAATGATTAGTCAAGCTAAGGAAAATATAAAAAATAAAAATATACAAAATATTAAACTTTATATAGGAACATTTGAAGAACCAAACTTAAATGTAGATTTACATAAAAAAAATATTACAAAAATTATTTCTAACTATGCTTTACATCACTTAACTACAATATATAAACAAAAAGCAATAGAAAAAATGATTGCCATGGGAGGTAAAAGCTTGCAAAGCATTATTATTGGGGATTTAATGTTTTTTGAAAATCCAGACAACTATAGAAAAGAATTTTCTATAGTAGGATATGGTCCAGAAGTAGATTTACCATCAAGTGTTGAAGAACTAGTGAATTGCTTTTCAAATTCTGGTTTCACAATTGAAGTGCACAAGTTACATCCACTTGTAGGGGTTATTGTAGCAAATAGAAATAAAATTTATAATTAA
- a CDS encoding helix-turn-helix transcriptional regulator, with product MENQNNLLECGRNIEQSIDFEFYKALFDPVRSEILKFLAIHGKKNITEIAENFTQDRSVISRHLELMNRYGILNKEKQNRSTFYELNNEYILEKFEATTNNLRELIQK from the coding sequence ATGGAAAATCAAAATAATTTATTAGAATGTGGCAGAAACATCGAGCAAAGTATCGATTTTGAATTTTATAAAGCTCTTTTTGATCCTGTGAGAAGTGAAATCTTAAAGTTTCTCGCAATACATGGGAAGAAAAATATCACAGAAATTGCAGAAAACTTTACTCAAGATAGATCTGTTATTTCAAGACATTTGGAATTAATGAATCGATATGGAATCTTAAACAAGGAAAAACAAAACAGAAGTACTTTTTATGAACTCAATAATGAATACATTCTCGAAAAATTTGAGGCAACTACAAATAATTTGAGAGAACTTATACAAAAATAA
- a CDS encoding class I SAM-dependent methyltransferase: protein MDSENIPVWELLQKQMIWKQLSFIYNKKVLDFGSGKGITASYFANDNEVIAIEPDDEMLLKRITENNYTQMHGDIRILEEFEDEYFDVILCHNVFEYALEREEITKKFARILKKDGVLSLVKHNRAGRIMQMVVLLNNFEHAKELIEGKNGKAEKFGDIHYYDDMDILKWSSDFKIEKILGIRTFWDLQQNQEIQKDEEWQKQMLAMEQRVCDKEEFKAVASFHHLILRKK, encoded by the coding sequence ATGGATAGTGAAAATATTCCAGTATGGGAATTACTTCAAAAGCAAATGATATGGAAACAGCTAAGTTTTATATATAATAAAAAGGTATTAGATTTTGGAAGTGGAAAAGGAATTACGGCTTCATATTTTGCTAATGATAATGAAGTTATTGCAATAGAGCCAGATGATGAAATGCTCTTAAAAAGAATCACTGAAAATAATTATACTCAAATGCATGGAGATATTCGAATTTTAGAAGAATTTGAAGACGAATATTTTGATGTTATATTATGTCACAATGTCTTTGAATATGCTTTAGAGAGAGAAGAGATTACTAAGAAATTCGCAAGAATTCTAAAAAAAGATGGAGTATTATCTTTAGTGAAACATAATCGAGCAGGAAGAATCATGCAGATGGTTGTTTTATTAAATAATTTTGAGCATGCAAAAGAATTGATAGAGGGAAAGAATGGGAAGGCAGAAAAATTTGGAGATATTCATTATTATGATGATATGGATATTTTAAAGTGGTCAAGTGATTTTAAAATAGAAAAAATATTAGGGATTAGAACTTTTTGGGATTTACAACAAAATCAAGAGATACAAAAAGATGAAGAATGGCAAAAGCAAATGCTTGCTATGGAGCAGAGAGTTTGTGACAAAGAAGAATTTAAAGCAGTTGCCTCTTTTCACCATTTGATACTTCGAAAGAAATAA
- a CDS encoding GNAT family N-acetyltransferase has translation MNSNIIFRNIEKSDTESLWNMMNQLDYETKFMLYEPGERTKNLSRLQGNVDSAVDGNNLFFIAADGNEIIGYIAAQIGNVKREQHSAYIVVGIREKYRNQGIGTKFFNSLDEWAVENRIVRLELTVLCTNKIALNLYKKNGFEIEGTKRKSMYIDGEYVDEYYMSKIIR, from the coding sequence TTGAATAGTAATATTATATTTAGGAATATTGAAAAATCAGATACAGAATCATTATGGAATATGATGAACCAATTAGATTATGAAACAAAGTTTATGCTGTATGAACCAGGTGAAAGAACTAAAAACCTATCTAGACTTCAAGGAAATGTGGACAGCGCTGTTGATGGAAATAATCTATTCTTTATAGCAGCAGACGGAAATGAAATTATAGGATATATTGCAGCTCAGATAGGCAATGTAAAAAGAGAACAACATAGTGCATATATAGTAGTTGGTATAAGAGAGAAATATCGCAATCAGGGAATTGGCACAAAATTTTTTAATAGTCTAGATGAATGGGCAGTGGAAAATAGAATTGTAAGGCTTGAACTAACTGTTCTTTGTACCAATAAAATAGCTTTAAATTTATATAAGAAAAATGGTTTTGAAATAGAAGGTACAAAAAGAAAATCTATGTATATAGATGGAGAATATGTAGATGAATATTATATGTCTAAAATAATTAGATGA
- a CDS encoding acyl-CoA dehydrogenase, with product MDFKQDENHEQLVEMYREFAENEVKTIAKEIDENMRFPEENIPKMAEMGLLGIPFPEEYGGAGMDTLSYIQCVEELSKCCATTGVIVSAHTSLCATPIYTYGTDAQKEKYLKPLASGEKLGAFGLTEPSAGTDASMQKSTAVLEGDHYVLNGSKIFITNAGYADIYIVFAMTDKTKGTKGISAFIVEKDFPGFSVGGHELKMGIRASSTCELFFDNCIVPKENLLGEEGRGFNIAMATLDGGRIGVAAQALGIAEGAIEETVKYVKERIQFGKPIGKFQNTQFELAQMRASTEAAKLLVYQAACAKDDHVNFTQLAAMAKLVSARNATDVTSRCLQLFGGYGYTSDYPIERMMRDAKITEIYEGTSEVQMMVISGWMLR from the coding sequence ATGGATTTTAAACAAGATGAAAATCATGAGCAATTAGTAGAAATGTATAGAGAATTTGCGGAAAATGAGGTAAAAACAATCGCGAAGGAAATTGATGAAAATATGCGTTTCCCAGAAGAAAATATACCTAAAATGGCTGAAATGGGTCTACTTGGAATTCCATTCCCTGAAGAGTATGGCGGAGCTGGAATGGATACTTTAAGTTATATTCAATGTGTAGAAGAATTATCTAAATGCTGCGCAACAACAGGAGTTATAGTTTCAGCTCATACAAGTCTTTGCGCAACACCAATATACACATATGGTACAGATGCGCAAAAAGAAAAATATTTAAAACCACTTGCTTCAGGTGAAAAATTAGGTGCCTTTGGGTTAACAGAACCCTCTGCTGGAACTGATGCTTCTATGCAAAAGTCAACAGCAGTATTAGAAGGTGACCATTATGTATTAAATGGTAGTAAGATCTTCATTACTAATGCAGGATATGCAGATATATACATTGTTTTTGCAATGACAGATAAGACTAAAGGAACAAAAGGTATTTCAGCATTTATTGTTGAAAAAGATTTCCCTGGTTTTTCTGTTGGAGGTCATGAATTAAAGATGGGAATCCGTGCATCTTCTACTTGTGAGTTATTCTTTGATAACTGTATAGTTCCAAAGGAAAATCTTTTGGGAGAAGAAGGCAGAGGATTTAACATTGCAATGGCTACTCTTGATGGAGGCCGTATCGGTGTTGCAGCACAGGCTCTTGGTATTGCAGAAGGTGCAATAGAGGAAACTGTAAAATATGTTAAGGAACGTATTCAATTTGGAAAACCTATTGGAAAATTCCAAAACACTCAATTTGAACTTGCACAAATGCGTGCAAGTACAGAAGCTGCAAAACTTTTAGTATATCAGGCTGCATGCGCAAAGGATGATCATGTGAACTTTACACAGTTAGCTGCTATGGCAAAATTGGTTTCTGCTAGAAATGCAACTGATGTAACAAGCCGATGCTTACAATTATTTGGCGGCTATGGATATACAAGCGATTATCCAATTGAAAGAATGATGCGTGATGCCAAAATAACAGAAATCTATGAAGGAACATCAGAAGTACAAATGATGGTAATTTCAGGATGGATGTTAAGATAA